From a single Photobacterium gaetbulicola Gung47 genomic region:
- a CDS encoding lipid transporter ATP-binding/permease protein (COG1132) — protein sequence MVSMTTSNDQTTWETFKRLWPSISLYKAGLAVAVVALIINAASDALMLSMIKPLMDESFGGLDGIESNFLAMMPIYLMGLMILRGVSGFVSTYCLAWVSGNVVMSMRRQMFNHFMKMPVGFFDKESSGKLLSRITYDSEQVAAATSNAMVSLVREGASIIALMAIMFYNSWQLSAILLVIAPVVAVSIRVVSKRFRRISKNMQDAMGSVTSSAEQMLKGHKVVLSYGGQQVEQDRFEQVSNRMRQQTMKLVSAQAIANPVIQVIASMALVVVLILANTEALRESLTPGTFALIFGSMFGLMRPLKALTNVTSQFQRGMAACQTLFGLMELETEKDNGNHEAKRVNGDIQVKDVTFTYPTKDAPALRNVSFDLPAGQTLALVGRSGSGKSTIANLLTRFYDIDSGSITIDGHDICDYKLANLREQVAVVSQNVHLFNDTIANNIAYASGDNYSRADIEKAAELAYAMDFIKEMDNGLDTIIGENGVSLSGGQRQRIAIARALLRNAPVLILDEATSALDTESERAIQSALDELQKDRTVLVIAHRLSTIENADQILVVDDGEIIERGVHAELLAQEGAYAQLHRIQFGE from the coding sequence ATGGTTTCCATGACTACTTCGAACGATCAAACCACTTGGGAGACGTTTAAGCGACTGTGGCCTTCGATTAGCCTGTATAAAGCCGGTTTGGCTGTCGCTGTTGTTGCATTGATTATCAACGCCGCAAGTGATGCATTGATGCTCTCGATGATAAAGCCGCTAATGGATGAGAGCTTTGGCGGGCTTGACGGAATTGAATCGAATTTCCTGGCAATGATGCCTATCTACCTGATGGGGCTGATGATCCTACGCGGGGTCAGTGGCTTCGTTTCTACTTACTGCCTGGCATGGGTTTCGGGCAATGTGGTGATGAGCATGCGTCGCCAGATGTTCAACCACTTCATGAAAATGCCGGTCGGCTTTTTCGATAAAGAATCGTCGGGCAAACTGCTCTCGCGCATTACCTACGACTCGGAGCAGGTGGCCGCAGCAACCAGCAATGCCATGGTCAGCCTGGTGCGCGAAGGAGCCAGTATCATCGCCCTGATGGCTATCATGTTCTATAACAGCTGGCAGCTGTCGGCTATTTTGCTTGTCATTGCGCCTGTGGTTGCCGTCAGCATTCGCGTGGTCTCCAAGCGATTCCGCCGGATTTCCAAGAATATGCAGGACGCGATGGGCTCAGTCACCTCGTCGGCAGAGCAAATGCTCAAGGGCCACAAAGTGGTGCTGAGCTACGGTGGCCAGCAGGTCGAGCAGGATCGCTTCGAGCAAGTGAGTAACCGGATGCGTCAGCAGACCATGAAGCTGGTCTCGGCCCAGGCTATTGCCAACCCGGTTATTCAAGTGATTGCTTCTATGGCACTGGTTGTGGTGCTGATCCTCGCTAACACCGAAGCGTTGCGCGAGTCGCTGACGCCGGGTACCTTTGCGCTGATCTTCGGTTCCATGTTTGGCCTGATGCGCCCGCTTAAGGCGCTGACTAACGTGACCTCCCAGTTCCAGCGTGGTATGGCGGCATGCCAGACGCTGTTTGGCCTGATGGAGCTTGAGACGGAAAAAGACAACGGTAACCATGAAGCTAAGCGCGTGAACGGGGATATCCAGGTGAAGGATGTGACTTTCACTTACCCAACCAAGGATGCGCCGGCGCTGAGAAACGTCAGTTTTGATTTGCCCGCCGGGCAGACACTCGCCTTGGTCGGCCGATCGGGCTCGGGCAAGAGTACCATTGCCAACCTGCTTACCCGCTTCTACGACATCGACTCGGGCAGTATCACCATTGATGGCCATGACATTTGTGACTACAAGCTGGCTAACCTGCGCGAGCAGGTGGCGGTTGTGTCGCAGAATGTCCACCTGTTCAACGACACGATTGCCAACAACATCGCCTATGCAAGCGGTGATAACTACAGCCGGGCGGATATCGAAAAAGCCGCAGAGCTTGCCTATGCCATGGACTTTATCAAAGAGATGGACAATGGCTTGGATACCATCATCGGCGAGAACGGTGTCAGCCTTTCCGGTGGCCAGCGCCAGCGTATTGCGATTGCCCGAGCCCTGTTGCGCAATGCTCCTGTACTGATCCTCGATGAGGCGACGTCGGCCCTGGATACCGAATCAGAGCGGGCCATTCAGTCTGCACTGGACGAGCTGCAAAAAGACCGAACCGTGCTGGTAATTGCCCACCGCTTGTCGACCATTGAAAACGCCGACCAGATCCTGGTAGTCGATGACGGGGAAATTATCGAACGTGGCGTGCATGCCGAGCTGTTGGCCCAAGAAGGAGCCTATGCCCAGCTGCACCGTATCCAGTTTGGTGAATAA
- a CDS encoding tetraacyldisaccharide 4'-kinase (COG1663) codes for MASVIEKIWFEHHPAGVVLKPLLWPLSKLFGAVSRHRRQQYQTGRKAAYRPSVPVVVVGNITAGGNGKTPVVVWLVEQLKAAGLKPGVVSRGYGAKAPHYPYRISDQSTTAEAGDEPVLIFRRTGVPVAVSPKRAEAVQLIESDVDVIITDDGLQHYALARDIEIVVIDGQRRFGNQQLIPMGPLREGCERLQEVDFLICNGGNAERNEIPMQLVPADLVNLCTGERCEAAKLQGDIVAMAGIGHPPRFFSTLQQLGITPVKCQPFADHQAFAEQELKQLSAQGQHLVMTEKDAVKCHAFAQPNWWYLPVDAAMPAEQAESLINRIIKVKEEYGSSSA; via the coding sequence ATGGCTTCCGTTATCGAAAAAATATGGTTTGAGCACCATCCGGCTGGGGTGGTGCTCAAACCGCTGCTGTGGCCGTTGAGCAAACTATTTGGCGCGGTGAGCCGTCATCGCCGCCAGCAATACCAAACCGGTCGGAAAGCCGCTTACCGCCCGTCGGTGCCGGTCGTGGTGGTGGGCAATATTACCGCTGGCGGTAATGGCAAGACGCCGGTGGTGGTCTGGCTGGTTGAGCAGCTCAAGGCCGCAGGGCTCAAGCCCGGGGTGGTTTCCCGCGGCTATGGGGCCAAGGCACCGCATTATCCCTACCGGATCAGTGACCAGAGTACGACCGCCGAAGCAGGTGATGAGCCGGTGTTGATATTTCGCCGCACAGGCGTCCCTGTTGCGGTCTCGCCCAAGCGTGCCGAGGCGGTGCAGCTGATTGAGTCCGACGTCGATGTCATCATCACCGATGACGGTCTGCAGCACTATGCGCTGGCAAGGGATATCGAAATTGTGGTGATTGACGGCCAGCGCCGTTTTGGCAACCAGCAGCTGATCCCGATGGGGCCGCTGCGCGAAGGCTGTGAGCGCCTGCAAGAAGTGGATTTTCTCATTTGCAACGGCGGCAATGCCGAACGCAATGAAATCCCGATGCAACTGGTGCCTGCAGACTTGGTCAACCTCTGCACTGGCGAGCGCTGCGAGGCTGCCAAGCTGCAGGGTGACATTGTTGCCATGGCCGGTATCGGCCATCCCCCGCGTTTTTTTAGTACATTGCAGCAGCTCGGTATCACCCCGGTGAAGTGTCAGCCATTCGCGGATCACCAGGCGTTTGCCGAGCAAGAATTAAAACAGCTGTCCGCGCAAGGCCAGCACTTAGTCATGACAGAGAAAGATGCGGTGAAATGCCACGCTTTCGCCCAGCCTAACTGGTGGTATTTGCCGGTCGATGCCGCGATGCCCGCCGAGCAGGCTGAAAGCTTGATTAACCGGATTATTAAGGTAAAGGAAGAGTATGGATCATCGTCTGCTTGA
- a CDS encoding hypothetical protein (COG2835), whose protein sequence is MDHRLLEIVACPVCKGKLNFDKDKNELICKFDRLAYPIKDGIPVLLEPEARTLSSEEVK, encoded by the coding sequence ATGGATCATCGTCTGCTTGAAATCGTTGCATGCCCAGTATGCAAGGGTAAATTGAACTTCGACAAAGACAAAAATGAGCTGATCTGCAAATTTGATCGTCTGGCATATCCGATTAAAGATGGTATTCCAGTACTACTGGAGCCAGAGGCGCGCACTCTGAGTTCGGAAGAGGTGAAATAA
- a CDS encoding 3-deoxy-manno-octulosonate cytidylyltransferase (COG1212): MSFTVIIPARYQSSRLPGKPLADIAGKPMIQWVYEQASKAGAEQVIVATDDQRIADVVKAFGGEVCMTRADHESGTERLAEVVEKYQLADDQIVVNVQGDEPLIPDSIIRQVATNLAGSKAPMATLAVEIDHADEVFNPNAVKVVTDKDGYALYFSRASIPWDRDNFAKRPQEIHQNLMRHIGIYAYRAGFINTYINWEPSALEKIEALEQLRVLWYGEKIHVEVAIDAPPAGVDTPEDLEKVRQLVG, from the coding sequence ATGTCTTTTACCGTGATTATTCCGGCCCGCTACCAGTCTTCACGCCTGCCGGGTAAGCCGCTGGCAGATATTGCCGGCAAGCCGATGATCCAGTGGGTTTATGAGCAGGCGAGCAAAGCCGGTGCCGAGCAGGTTATTGTGGCGACGGACGATCAGCGGATCGCCGACGTGGTCAAGGCATTTGGCGGCGAAGTCTGCATGACCCGTGCCGATCATGAGTCGGGAACCGAGCGCCTGGCGGAAGTGGTCGAGAAATACCAATTGGCTGATGACCAAATTGTGGTCAACGTTCAGGGTGACGAGCCGCTGATCCCAGACAGCATCATCCGCCAGGTAGCGACCAACCTAGCTGGTAGCAAAGCGCCGATGGCAACACTGGCTGTCGAGATTGACCACGCCGATGAAGTGTTTAATCCTAATGCGGTGAAAGTGGTGACCGACAAAGACGGCTACGCACTTTACTTCAGCCGCGCCTCCATTCCATGGGATCGCGATAACTTTGCCAAGCGCCCGCAGGAAATCCACCAGAATCTGATGCGCCATATCGGTATCTATGCCTACCGTGCTGGTTTCATCAACACCTACATCAACTGGGAGCCGAGTGCGCTGGAGAAAATCGAAGCGTTAGAGCAGCTTCGGGTGTTGTGGTACGGTGAGAAAATCCATGTAGAAGTGGCAATTGATGCGCCGCCGGCCGGGGTGGATACGCCAGAGGATTTGGAAAAAGTACGTCAACTGGTAGGTTGA
- a CDS encoding DMT family permease (COG0697), with translation MRSPVNQAIVLLVAANLLASFSDVSLKILNGEVPTFQYVFIRQLLSVIMLLPFWLALPREKRHQGCCKIAFWRAQLILMGSACAMIAITFLPLATANAMFYVGPLLMLPLSVLLLKETPPRSKVIATSIGFAGVLVVLRPEHFHWAAIAGLGSALSMGLGNILIRKLPQEQHLVSTLFWTGVMTLPLSLALAVPQWADIEWRHVGWIMAINLFVLGYHALVVIGYKKAAAGQIALAEYSGLVFVTAFGVMWFDEIPDLLTLAGILLIVVPMMPVNWKRLLKGKRSRAITEP, from the coding sequence ATGCGTAGTCCAGTTAACCAGGCCATTGTCCTGCTTGTTGCCGCCAACTTGTTAGCCTCCTTCTCTGACGTTTCACTGAAAATCCTCAACGGAGAAGTCCCTACCTTCCAGTATGTATTCATCCGCCAGTTGCTCAGCGTGATCATGTTATTACCGTTCTGGCTGGCACTGCCGCGGGAAAAGCGCCACCAGGGATGCTGCAAAATTGCCTTCTGGCGCGCCCAGTTGATCTTGATGGGTAGCGCCTGTGCCATGATCGCAATTACCTTCTTGCCGCTGGCGACCGCCAATGCGATGTTCTATGTTGGCCCGCTGCTGATGTTGCCGTTGTCGGTCTTGCTGCTCAAGGAAACCCCGCCCCGGTCGAAAGTCATCGCCACCAGCATCGGTTTTGCCGGTGTGCTGGTGGTATTACGGCCGGAGCATTTCCACTGGGCCGCGATTGCCGGGCTTGGCAGTGCCCTTTCTATGGGATTGGGTAACATATTGATCCGTAAATTACCCCAAGAGCAGCACCTGGTTTCAACCCTATTCTGGACCGGCGTGATGACCCTACCGCTATCGCTCGCCTTGGCCGTACCGCAGTGGGCTGACATAGAGTGGCGCCATGTCGGCTGGATCATGGCGATCAACCTATTTGTGCTGGGCTACCATGCCTTGGTGGTCATTGGCTACAAGAAAGCGGCGGCCGGCCAAATTGCTCTGGCAGAGTATTCAGGGCTGGTGTTCGTGACAGCGTTCGGGGTGATGTGGTTCGATGAAATTCCCGATCTGCTCACACTAGCGGGGATCTTGCTGATAGTGGTACCGATGATGCCGGTCAACTGGAAGCGCTTACTCAAGGGCAAGCGCAGCAGGGCAATCACTGAGCCATAA
- a CDS encoding putative sodium/dicarboxylate symporter (COG1823) → MFQILNLAVFAIIIALLVKQQKSEQTLSKRVFTALGLGVLFGGALQLVYGGGSDVIAGTLEYINIVGAGYVSLLKMIIMPLITVSIIGAIIKVKDSGSLGKISGLSIGILLATTAASALIGILISSMFGLSAEGIVQGAREIARGEMLETRLTSVEAMSFADMIISFFPANPFADLAGSRPTSTIAVVIFSAFVGVAGLTVIRTQPELGASFEKFINVAQEVVRTLVRMVLSLTPYGVLALMTKVVAGSNYDDILSLLNFVVASYVGLGLILVMHLVLVAFVGVNPIRYLKKILPVLTFAFTSRSSAGTIPLNVETQVKKLGNGDAVSNFSASFGATMGQNGCAGLYPAMLAVMIAPTVGINPLDPGFMITLIAIVTISSFGIAGVGGGATFAALIVLSALDMPVALAGLLISIEPLIDMGRTAVNVSGAMTAGTITSRVLGQADNALFESDADIEEQTAKA, encoded by the coding sequence ATGTTCCAGATACTCAACTTGGCGGTCTTCGCCATCATTATTGCCCTGTTGGTCAAACAACAAAAATCAGAGCAAACCCTTTCCAAGCGCGTATTTACCGCGTTGGGGCTGGGTGTGCTATTCGGTGGCGCGCTCCAGCTTGTGTACGGCGGTGGCAGCGACGTTATCGCTGGCACTCTGGAGTACATCAACATTGTTGGTGCGGGCTACGTCAGCCTGTTGAAAATGATCATCATGCCGTTGATCACTGTCTCTATCATCGGTGCCATCATCAAGGTGAAAGACTCGGGGTCGCTGGGCAAAATCTCAGGCTTGAGTATCGGTATCCTGCTGGCGACCACAGCGGCATCAGCGCTGATCGGTATTCTTATTAGCAGCATGTTCGGCCTGAGTGCCGAGGGGATCGTTCAGGGAGCACGCGAGATCGCCCGTGGTGAGATGCTGGAAACCCGTTTGACCTCGGTTGAAGCCATGTCTTTTGCCGACATGATTATCTCTTTCTTCCCGGCCAACCCGTTTGCCGATTTGGCTGGTAGCCGCCCAACGTCGACTATCGCTGTGGTGATTTTCTCCGCCTTTGTCGGTGTGGCTGGCCTTACCGTGATCCGCACCCAACCAGAGCTGGGTGCAAGCTTCGAGAAGTTCATCAACGTTGCCCAGGAAGTCGTGCGTACCTTGGTTCGCATGGTGCTGAGCCTAACGCCATACGGCGTACTGGCGCTGATGACCAAAGTTGTTGCAGGCTCGAACTACGACGACATCCTGAGCCTGCTCAACTTCGTGGTGGCCTCTTACGTCGGCCTGGGCTTAATCCTTGTAATGCACCTGGTCCTGGTAGCGTTTGTTGGCGTTAACCCAATCCGTTACCTGAAGAAAATCCTGCCGGTACTGACCTTTGCATTCACCTCGCGCTCCAGCGCCGGTACCATTCCACTCAACGTTGAAACCCAAGTGAAAAAGCTGGGCAACGGCGATGCTGTTTCTAACTTCTCAGCGTCATTCGGTGCCACCATGGGCCAGAATGGCTGTGCCGGCCTGTATCCTGCGATGCTGGCCGTGATGATCGCCCCGACGGTCGGCATCAACCCGCTTGACCCTGGCTTCATGATAACCCTGATTGCCATTGTTACCATTAGTTCGTTCGGCATTGCCGGTGTTGGTGGCGGTGCGACCTTCGCGGCTCTAATTGTGCTGTCAGCCCTGGATATGCCGGTCGCTCTAGCTGGCCTGCTGATCTCCATTGAGCCACTGATTGATATGGGCCGTACTGCGGTAAACGTCAGCGGCGCGATGACTGCCGGTACCATTACTTCTCGGGTACTGGGCCAAGCCGACAACGCCCTGTTCGAGTCCGATGCCGATATCGAAGAGCAGACAGCGAAAGCTTAA
- a CDS encoding hypothetical protein (COG1434): MFELKKIVSALLMPLPAMLMLGLLGLLLLWFTRRKGLASFFISFAFLGIFLVSFQPVATSLLRPLEKAYPPYVPSGQAVDYVMVLGSGHVIDHAMPITSQLSRTSLMRLSEGMRIHRLFPGSKLILSGYGGGTDISQARMMAKVALALGVNKNDILLLETAKDTWEEAFQAVSVVGESKLVVVTSASHMKRAIEEFNRIGLTPSAAPTNFLASNKIEQPWERYRPQAKYLEQTERYWYEKLGRWWQQLRTVISSEEAATQ; encoded by the coding sequence ATGTTTGAACTAAAAAAAATTGTCTCTGCTTTACTAATGCCCCTGCCCGCAATGCTCATGCTCGGCCTGCTGGGGCTACTGCTTCTCTGGTTTACCCGCCGTAAAGGGCTGGCATCCTTTTTCATCAGCTTTGCTTTTCTGGGGATTTTCCTTGTCTCTTTTCAACCGGTCGCAACCAGTCTGCTGCGCCCGCTGGAAAAAGCTTACCCGCCTTACGTTCCGTCCGGTCAGGCGGTGGATTATGTAATGGTACTGGGCAGTGGCCATGTGATTGATCACGCCATGCCGATCACCTCACAGCTTTCCCGCACATCGCTAATGCGTCTGTCTGAAGGGATGCGTATTCACCGACTGTTCCCGGGCTCAAAATTAATTTTGTCGGGCTACGGCGGCGGTACCGATATCAGCCAAGCACGCATGATGGCGAAGGTGGCGCTCGCCCTCGGGGTCAACAAAAATGACATCCTGCTGCTTGAAACCGCCAAAGATACCTGGGAAGAGGCCTTTCAGGCCGTCTCTGTGGTCGGCGAGAGCAAATTGGTCGTTGTGACGTCGGCCAGCCATATGAAGCGAGCCATCGAAGAATTCAATAGGATCGGATTGACGCCGTCAGCCGCCCCGACCAACTTCCTTGCCAGCAACAAGATTGAGCAGCCCTGGGAGCGCTACCGCCCTCAGGCCAAATACCTCGAACAGACCGAACGCTATTGGTACGAAAAGCTGGGGCGCTGGTGGCAGCAACTTCGCACGGTGATCAGCAGCGAAGAAGCTGCAACGCAATAG
- a CDS encoding putative metallothionein SmtA (COG0500), translating into MIEDRNFDDLAQKFAKNIYGTGKGQIRQTVVWEDLEQILALLKSDKPLHLLDAGGGVGQLSQKVAELGHHVTLCDLSSEMLKLAEQDIAKNGLLEQYRLVHSPVQAIGEHLDSQVDLVLFHAVMEWLADPQAALEYLLEQVRPGGIISIMFYNYNGLLFKNLICGNLTHIEEGMPHRKRFKLQPLHGIKPDEVYSWLENAGFNILGKTGVRTFHDYMQTTMVGDYSFEQVLAMEQKLCRQEPYLSLGRYIHVYAQKPLAGPETLKNKSNKDNG; encoded by the coding sequence GTGATCGAAGATCGAAATTTTGACGACTTAGCGCAAAAATTTGCAAAAAATATTTACGGAACTGGCAAAGGCCAGATCCGCCAAACGGTTGTTTGGGAAGATCTTGAGCAAATTTTAGCCCTACTGAAGAGTGATAAACCGCTGCATTTACTCGATGCTGGTGGGGGTGTGGGCCAACTGTCACAGAAAGTGGCAGAGCTAGGACATCACGTCACGTTGTGTGATCTTTCTAGCGAAATGCTCAAGCTCGCAGAGCAAGATATTGCTAAAAACGGCCTGCTTGAGCAGTATCGTCTGGTGCACAGCCCGGTGCAGGCGATCGGGGAGCATCTGGACAGCCAGGTTGATCTGGTGTTGTTCCATGCTGTCATGGAATGGCTGGCCGATCCGCAGGCGGCACTGGAATATCTTCTTGAGCAGGTAAGACCAGGCGGTATTATCTCCATTATGTTCTACAACTATAATGGCCTGCTGTTTAAGAACTTGATTTGTGGCAACCTGACTCATATCGAAGAGGGGATGCCGCATAGAAAGCGCTTCAAACTTCAACCTCTGCACGGGATCAAACCTGATGAGGTATATAGCTGGTTAGAAAACGCAGGTTTTAACATTCTTGGTAAAACCGGAGTACGAACATTCCACGACTATATGCAGACAACGATGGTCGGGGATTACAGTTTTGAACAGGTACTGGCGATGGAGCAAAAACTTTGCCGCCAGGAGCCTTATTTGTCCCTGGGCCGATATATTCATGTTTACGCCCAAAAGCCGTTAGCAGGCCCAGAGACGTTGAAAAACAAAAGCAATAAGGACAACGGATGA
- a CDS encoding condesin subunit F (COG3006), producing the protein MSEVTQTVPELVSWVKQHEFELNLPTERLAFLLAIAVLSGDRFDEELGEGELIDAFRIVSDMFEQTPETVAFRANNAINELVRQRLISRFTSEVTDGASIYRLSPLALGITDYYARHREYSTLKLSIQLAMVADEINKAATAAQEGGDERHWRQNVHAVLKYSVAEIFDRIDLNQRTMDEQQQQVKQDIAELLNQDWRAAISSCETLLNETSSTLRELQDTLQAAGDQLQTQLLIIQEEIQGNPDLEFVDAMVFNLQAKLDRIINWGQQAIDLWIGYDRHVHKFIRTAIDMDKNRAFSQRLRQSVKDYFDAPWMLTYADAERLLDMRDEALVLRDDEVTGIVPEEMEFEELDLVNDQLAEQIAAMLQAHKETGAAINLSLLLKDYLAQHPHAQHFDMARLVIDQAVRLGYSESDFNAIQPDWEAINDYGAKVQANVIDKY; encoded by the coding sequence ATGAGTGAAGTAACCCAGACCGTTCCCGAGTTGGTCAGTTGGGTTAAGCAGCATGAGTTTGAGCTTAACCTGCCAACCGAGCGGCTGGCGTTTCTGTTGGCGATTGCTGTATTGAGCGGCGATCGTTTTGATGAAGAATTAGGGGAAGGTGAACTGATCGATGCGTTTCGCATTGTCAGCGATATGTTCGAGCAGACACCGGAAACCGTGGCCTTCCGTGCCAACAACGCCATTAATGAGTTGGTTCGCCAACGCTTGATTTCCCGCTTTACCAGTGAGGTCACCGACGGTGCGAGTATCTACCGTCTGAGCCCGCTGGCACTGGGGATCACCGATTATTATGCCCGTCACCGCGAGTATTCAACGCTCAAGCTTTCCATTCAGCTTGCCATGGTTGCTGATGAAATTAACAAGGCCGCCACGGCAGCGCAGGAAGGCGGCGACGAGAGACACTGGCGCCAGAACGTTCATGCGGTGCTGAAATATTCAGTGGCCGAGATCTTTGACCGTATCGATCTCAACCAACGCACCATGGACGAGCAGCAGCAACAGGTGAAGCAAGATATTGCCGAACTGCTGAACCAGGATTGGCGCGCGGCGATCAGCAGCTGTGAAACCCTGTTGAACGAAACCTCGAGCACCCTGCGAGAGCTGCAGGATACCTTGCAGGCGGCGGGTGACCAGTTGCAAACCCAGCTGTTGATTATCCAGGAAGAAATTCAGGGTAACCCGGATCTGGAGTTTGTTGATGCCATGGTATTTAACTTGCAAGCCAAGTTGGACCGCATCATCAACTGGGGACAGCAGGCGATTGACCTGTGGATTGGCTATGACCGCCATGTCCACAAGTTCATTCGTACTGCGATCGACATGGACAAGAACCGCGCCTTCAGTCAGCGCTTGCGCCAGTCGGTGAAAGACTACTTCGACGCGCCGTGGATGCTGACTTACGCCGATGCCGAGCGCTTGCTCGACATGCGTGATGAGGCCTTGGTCCTGCGTGATGACGAAGTGACCGGTATCGTACCGGAAGAGATGGAATTTGAAGAGCTGGATCTGGTCAATGATCAGCTGGCGGAACAAATTGCCGCAATGTTGCAGGCCCACAAAGAGACCGGCGCTGCAATTAACTTGAGTTTGCTTCTTAAAGATTATTTGGCTCAGCACCCTCACGCGCAGCATTTTGATATGGCGCGTCTGGTGATTGATCAGGCTGTACGACTGGGTTATTCCGAGTCGGACTTCAATGCCATCCAGCCTGATTGGGAAGCTATTAATGACTATGGAGCCAAGGTACAAGCAAATGTCATTGACAAATATTGA
- a CDS encoding condesin subunit E (COG3095), producing the protein MTMEPRYKQMSLTNIEEFMPEKLAKAIANPLFPALDNALRSGRHISSEDLDNHALLIEFEQELVMFYKRYNAELVRAPEGFFYLRPRSTSLISRSVLTELDMLVGKVLCFLYLSPERLAHEGIFTNQELFDELMQLADEKKLMKLVTHRATGSDLDREKLFDKTKTSLRRLRRLGMIIPIGENGKFRISEAVFRFGADVRVGDDVREAQIRLIRDGEAVVVHQQEPSQSSLLQEADETQEQELDKAGLEGEA; encoded by the coding sequence ATGACTATGGAGCCAAGGTACAAGCAAATGTCATTGACAAATATTGAAGAATTTATGCCTGAAAAGCTGGCCAAGGCGATTGCCAATCCGCTTTTCCCGGCACTGGACAACGCCCTTCGTTCTGGTCGTCATATCTCCAGCGAAGATTTGGACAACCACGCCCTGCTGATTGAGTTCGAGCAGGAGCTGGTGATGTTTTACAAGCGCTATAACGCCGAATTGGTGCGTGCGCCGGAGGGGTTCTTTTACCTGCGTCCGCGCTCGACATCATTAATCAGTCGATCGGTGCTGACCGAACTCGATATGCTGGTGGGCAAGGTACTGTGTTTCCTTTACCTCAGCCCGGAGCGTTTGGCGCACGAAGGGATCTTCACTAACCAAGAACTGTTCGACGAACTGATGCAGTTAGCCGATGAGAAGAAGCTGATGAAGCTGGTGACTCATCGTGCAACAGGTTCTGATCTTGACCGCGAAAAACTGTTCGACAAGACCAAGACCTCTCTGCGTCGTCTGCGCCGCCTTGGCATGATTATCCCGATCGGTGAAAACGGTAAATTCCGCATCAGCGAAGCGGTATTCCGATTCGGTGCTGATGTTCGTGTCGGCGATGATGTGCGTGAAGCGCAAATCCGCTTGATTCGTGATGGTGAAGCAGTGGTTGTTCATCAGCAGGAGCCAAGCCAGTCAAGCTTGTTGCAAGAAGCTGATGAAACACAAGAACAAGAGTTAGACAAAGCCGGTTTGGAGGGTGAGGCCTAA